One stretch of Balneola sp. MJW-20 DNA includes these proteins:
- the mreD gene encoding rod shape-determining protein MreD: MNSETLKEFLIGLGFVLFQVLIFKHLSLFGAVADPLLIYLLYLSLRFDRTKLILFAGVLGFIQDAFFDFWGLFMFTKVLLCFVSYRFLNRRSEARLLIWQIFAVIFTMTLIHNIIFMILASFMDAYSSGVHPVLFALSGSLYTATVGVFLFIFKGN, translated from the coding sequence ATGAACTCCGAGACACTCAAAGAATTTCTTATTGGCCTTGGATTCGTCCTCTTTCAGGTTTTGATATTTAAGCACCTGAGTTTGTTTGGAGCAGTAGCTGACCCGCTGTTGATCTATCTGCTCTATTTATCACTCAGATTTGACCGGACCAAACTCATTTTATTCGCGGGCGTACTGGGATTTATTCAGGATGCATTCTTCGACTTCTGGGGTCTGTTCATGTTTACCAAGGTTTTGCTTTGTTTTGTTTCTTATCGTTTCTTGAATAGAAGGTCAGAAGCAAGACTCCTGATATGGCAGATCTTTGCCGTTATTTTTACAATGACATTGATACACAATATCATATTCATGATTCTGGCTTCCTTTATGGATGCTTACAGCAGTGGTGTCCACCCTGTCCTGTTTGCATTGAGCGGTAGTTTATACACAGCTACTGTCGGAGTCTTCCTCTTCATATTTAAGGGAAATTAA